Proteins from a genomic interval of Rosa chinensis cultivar Old Blush chromosome 2, RchiOBHm-V2, whole genome shotgun sequence:
- the LOC112187472 gene encoding histone H1, giving the protein MSATEEVEAPTVEAPPATEEKPVREKKLRDLKEKKPKQPKTKTKPKTAAHPPYFQMIKEALLALNEKSGSSPYAIAKYMEEKHKAVLPANFKKTLALQLKNSEARGKLVKVKASYKLSEAGKKDKSASKRTTRASKPKEEEEKIKTKTKTKTKVSAAPKVTKKKPAKKNKKSSAAKPKQPKSIKSPAAKKPKKAAA; this is encoded by the exons ATGTCTGCCACTGAAGAAGTCGAAGCTCCGACCGTGGAGGCCCCGCCGGCGACGGAGGAGAAGCCAGTGAGGGAGAAAAAGCTGAGGGATCTGAAGGAGAAGAAGCCCAAAcagcccaaaaccaaaaccaaacccaaaaccgCTGCTCATCCTCCCTATTTTCAG ATGATCAAAGAGGCACTGTTGGCTCTGAACGAGAAGAGCGGGTCGAGTCCTTACGCCATAGCCAAGTACATGGAGGAGAAGCACAAGGCAGTGCTTCCGGCCAATTTCAAGAAGACTCTGGCTCTGCAATTGAAGAACTCGGAGGCGAGAGGGAAACTGGTCAAGGTCAAGGCCTCTTACAAGTTGTCTGAGGCGGGGAAGAAGGACAAGAGCGCAAGTAAAAGAACAACTCGAGCTTCGAAGcccaaggaggaggaggagaagatcAAGACTAAGACTAAGACTAAGACTAAGGTGTCTGCTGCTCCAAAGGTGACGAAGAAGAAGCCGGCtaagaagaataagaaatcGAGCGCTGCAAAGCCGAAGCAGCCCAAGTCGATCAAGAGCCCTGCTGCTAAGAAACCCAAGAAGGCTGCTGCTTGA